In Rosa chinensis cultivar Old Blush chromosome 1, RchiOBHm-V2, whole genome shotgun sequence, a genomic segment contains:
- the LOC112182074 gene encoding uncharacterized protein LOC112182074 isoform X1, whose product MLGQTLSPVAMSCAVGSRSSQEMWSNLRLKFAAPNRQNILQLKSNLQGMRKGSDSIETYLDKIKSARDALETVGVFLDDEDIVVTVLRGLPAEFAAIKTVIRAQFVSCSMGELKTLLKAAEIDIKNESQPVSLTAMVAQSSHPTLSPSPPPTPISSQPTPSSFAPPCFSPPSQAPTSLISPVSSYAAYIPIPAVPYGFSPFPAYSSFDPTFGASAFYAGRGRGRFNGGRFTNIGGRGFNGGQQFSNNEYTTGAFTGNAIPTGTPLSCQLCGRVGHGARTCRTLNQYPNLTQVHQGVSSSVAGVECQYCRRKNHTVDRCYHIIGFPGQQQQGPSTNAAMFASTSSPQFWLADSGATNHMTSEVQLLNNIAPYSASDTVQVGNGQGAGKNTVQGAE is encoded by the exons ATGCTTGGTCAAACCTTGAGTCCTGTAGCTATGTCTTGTGCTGTGGGTAGTCGATCTTCTCAGGAAATGTGGTCTAACCTCCGCCTTAAGTTTGCAGCTCCTAATAGGCAAAATATCCTTCAGCTTAAGTCTAATCTTCAGGGCATGAGGAAAGGTTCTGATAGTATTGAGACCTACTTGGACAAAATCAAATCTGCAAGGGATGCTTTAGAGACTGTGGGTGTGTTCTTGGATGATGAGGATATTGTGGTCACTGTTTTGAGAGGGTTACCAGCTGAGTTTGCAGCTATCAAAACAGTGATCAGGGCTCAGTTTGTGAGTTGTTCTATGGGAGAATTAAAAACACTTCTCAAGGCTGCTGAAATTGATATTAAGAATGAATCCCAACCTGTGTCCCTCACTGCAATGGTTGCTCAAAGCTCTCATCCCACTTTGTCACCATCACCACCTCCTACTCCCATTTCTTCACAACCTACTCCTTCATCATTTGCTCCCCCCTGTTTCAGTCCTCCATCTCAGGCTCCCACTAGTCTCATTTCACCTGTGTCCTCTTATGCAGCCTATATTCCCATACCTGCAGTGCCATATGGTTTCTCTCCCTTTCCAGCCTATTCATCTTTTGATCCAACCTTTGGTGCTAGTGCATTCTATGCTGGTAGGGGTCGTGGCAGGTTCAATGGTGGGAGATTTACCAATATTGGTGGAAGAGGGTTTAATGGTGGTCAACAATTTTCCAATAATGAGTATACCACAGGTGCTTTTACAGGTAATGCTATCCCAACTGGTACTCCTCTCTCTTGTCAGTTGTGTGGAAGAGTTGGTCATGGGGCCAGGACCTGTAGAACTCTTAATCAGTATCCAAATCTCACACAAGTTCATCAGGGTGTGTCCTCAAGTGTTGCAGGTGTAGAGTGTCAATACTGCAGAAGAAAGAATCATACTGTTGATAGATGCTATCACATTATTGGATTTCCAGGTCAACAACAGCAAGGTCCTTCCACCAATGCAGCAATGTTTGCCTCTACATCATCCCCTCAGTTCTGGCTTGCTGATTCTGGTGCCACCAATCATATGACCAGTGAAGTGCAACTTTTGAACAATATTGCTCCATATTCTGCCTCAGACACAGTCCAAGTTGGTAATG GACAAGGTGCTGGGAAGAATACTGTACAAGGGGCTGAGTAG
- the LOC112182074 gene encoding uncharacterized protein LOC112182074 isoform X2, whose product MLGQTLSPVAMSCAVGSRSSQEMWSNLRLKFAAPNRQNILQLKSNLQGMRKGSDSIETYLDKIKSARDALETVGVFLDDEDIVVTVLRGLPAEFAAIKTVIRAQFVSCSMGELKTLLKAAEIDIKNESQPVSLTAMVAQSSHPTLSPSPPPTPISSQPTPSSFAPPCFSPPSQAPTSLISPVSSYAAYIPIPAVPYGFSPFPAYSSFDPTFGASAFYAGRGRGRFNGGRFTNIGGRGFNGGQQFSNNEYTTGAFTGNAIPTGTPLSCQLCGRVGHGARTCRTLNQYPNLTQVHQGVSSSVAGVECQYCRRKNHTVDRCYHIIGFPGQQQQGPSTNAAMFASTSSPQFWLADSGATNHMTSEVQLLNNIAPYSASDTVQVGQGAGKNTVQGAE is encoded by the exons ATGCTTGGTCAAACCTTGAGTCCTGTAGCTATGTCTTGTGCTGTGGGTAGTCGATCTTCTCAGGAAATGTGGTCTAACCTCCGCCTTAAGTTTGCAGCTCCTAATAGGCAAAATATCCTTCAGCTTAAGTCTAATCTTCAGGGCATGAGGAAAGGTTCTGATAGTATTGAGACCTACTTGGACAAAATCAAATCTGCAAGGGATGCTTTAGAGACTGTGGGTGTGTTCTTGGATGATGAGGATATTGTGGTCACTGTTTTGAGAGGGTTACCAGCTGAGTTTGCAGCTATCAAAACAGTGATCAGGGCTCAGTTTGTGAGTTGTTCTATGGGAGAATTAAAAACACTTCTCAAGGCTGCTGAAATTGATATTAAGAATGAATCCCAACCTGTGTCCCTCACTGCAATGGTTGCTCAAAGCTCTCATCCCACTTTGTCACCATCACCACCTCCTACTCCCATTTCTTCACAACCTACTCCTTCATCATTTGCTCCCCCCTGTTTCAGTCCTCCATCTCAGGCTCCCACTAGTCTCATTTCACCTGTGTCCTCTTATGCAGCCTATATTCCCATACCTGCAGTGCCATATGGTTTCTCTCCCTTTCCAGCCTATTCATCTTTTGATCCAACCTTTGGTGCTAGTGCATTCTATGCTGGTAGGGGTCGTGGCAGGTTCAATGGTGGGAGATTTACCAATATTGGTGGAAGAGGGTTTAATGGTGGTCAACAATTTTCCAATAATGAGTATACCACAGGTGCTTTTACAGGTAATGCTATCCCAACTGGTACTCCTCTCTCTTGTCAGTTGTGTGGAAGAGTTGGTCATGGGGCCAGGACCTGTAGAACTCTTAATCAGTATCCAAATCTCACACAAGTTCATCAGGGTGTGTCCTCAAGTGTTGCAGGTGTAGAGTGTCAATACTGCAGAAGAAAGAATCATACTGTTGATAGATGCTATCACATTATTGGATTTCCAGGTCAACAACAGCAAGGTCCTTCCACCAATGCAGCAATGTTTGCCTCTACATCATCCCCTCAGTTCTGGCTTGCTGATTCTGGTGCCACCAATCATATGACCAGTGAAGTGCAACTTTTGAACAATATTGCTCCATATTCTGCCTCAGACACAGTCCAAGTTG GACAAGGTGCTGGGAAGAATACTGTACAAGGGGCTGAGTAG